In Plasmodium gaboni strain SY75 chromosome 11, whole genome shotgun sequence, the following proteins share a genomic window:
- a CDS encoding pescadillo-like protein: MHIHKLKKKIKKKKEGKYLTKKHIKKKLFLSEEEFRKLCIFKGIYPKDFKEIPLKYRKRFYKHKVFYTKNDFLKISHEKIINDFRQIKIYLKKYKKYKLTLEDFTRCKNIIANFPVYKLEHIIKERYPILSYAIEHLDDALSCIIAYSQLPTNHKYGIQNNMVKTCQLLKDHFHYYIYKTNKIKKAFITVKGYYLQAEILKKKVTWLIPHIFTPYIDTSIDFKLISDFIEYYIALLKFVLFKLYKLDNMLYPPQQDQQLKNENLTHLSYDKDYTTNKHNLTINRDEQTQNISHQNKDQHLAKSEEHKSKKKNNNISDNNTYEATTKTNNNNHHHDIDMEHNLDLNKNDEKNKNDEKNKNDEKNKNSTNHIIDKIDLEGDQHQDGHHTDISEHNKLKELFKNYIFYIHNDMPFDVLSIIILSCGGKISWKSSICPIPYDDKNITHEIYEKDKNNIHLSNSENEYKRIHIQPQYIFDCLNEKNILPCSDYLTDKENLPVHLSPFIEDDNFKNLVKKEEYTINKILNQKIKEEQYNKDLSNQNNIFKTQNYNEEEDDRETANLILNNKRQAALNNQLEIENEHIHQEKQQNHNIFNTQNKPHQIIKIQNLKTQQEEIQRHKIVLSKKKRKLYARMDMAQKKQQATIDKFMKKINKNKTK, from the coding sequence ATGCATATAcacaaattaaaaaaaaaaattaaaaagaagaagGAAGGGAAATACCTGACCAAAAAACACATCAAgaagaaattatttttgAGTGAAGAAGAATTTCGTAAGCtttgtatttttaaagGAATATATCCAAAAGATTTTAAAGAAATTCCATTAAAATATCGAAAAAGATTTTATAAGCATAAAGttttttatacaaaaaatgattttttaaaaatatcacatgaaaaaataattaatgATTTTAgacaaataaaaatatatttaaaaaaatataaaaaatataaattaacATTAGAAGATTTTACTCgttgtaaaaatattatagCAAATTTCCCTGTATATAAATTAGAACATATAATTAAAGAAAGATATCctatattatcatatgCAATCGAACATTTAGATGATGCCTTAAGTTGTATTATTGCTTATTCTCAATTACCTACTAATCATAAATATGGaattcaaaataatatggtTAAAACATGTCAACTATTAAAAGATCATTTccattattatatatataaaacaaataaaattaaaaaagcATTTATAACTGTTAAAGGTTATTATTTACAAGCagaaattttaaaaaaaaaagtcACATGGCTTATACCTCATATATTCACACCTTATATTGATACATCAATTgattttaaattaatatctgattttattgaatattatatagcACTCTTGAAATTTGTATTATTCAAATTGTATAAATTAgataatatgttatatcCACCACAACAAGATCAACAACTCAAAAATGAAAACCTTACTCACCTTTCTTATGACAAAGATTATACTACAAATAAGCATAATTTAACTATCAATAGGGATGAACAAACACAAAACATAAGCCATCAAAATAAAGATCAACATCTTGCCAAGTCTGAGGAACAcaaatcaaaaaaaaaaaataataacatatcggataataatacatatgaAGCTACTACCAAgacaaataataataatcatcATCATGATATCGACATGGAACATAATTTGGAtctaaataaaaatgacgaaaaaaataaaaatgacgaaaaaaataaaaatgacgaaaaaaataaaaattctACTAATCATATAATTGATAAAATTGATCTAGAAGGTGATCAACATCAAGATGGTCATCATACTGATATATCTGAACATaacaaattaaaagaattatttaaaaactacatattttatattcacAATGATATGCCTTTCGATGTACTatctattattattttatcatgTGGAGGAAAAATATCATGGAAATCAAGTATATGCCCAATACcttatgatgataaaaatattacgCATGAGatatatgaaaaagataaaaataatattcatttgaGTAATTCtgaaaatgaatataaaagaattcACATACAACcacaatatatatttgattgcttaaatgaaaaaaatatattaccATGTTCAGATTATCTAACAGATAAAGAAAACTTACCTGTGCATTTATCACCATTCATTGAAGatgataattttaaaaatctagttaaaaaagaagaatataccataaataaaatactcaatcaaaaaattaaagaagaacaatataataaagatcTATCAAATCaaaacaatatttttaaaacaCAAAATTATAACGAAGAAGAAGATGATCGTGAGACAGCTAATCTTATTCTAAACAATAAAAGACAAGCAGCTTTAAATAATCAACTAGAAATAGAAAATGAACATATTCATCAAGAAAAACAACaaaatcataatatattcaatacACAAAATAAACCACAtcaaattataaaaatacaaaatttAAAAACTCAACAAGAAGAAATACAAAGACATAAAATAGTACTTAGcaaaaagaaaaggaaGTTATATGCACGTATGGATATGGCACAGAAAAAACAACAAGCAACCATAGACAAAtttatgaagaaaataaataaaaataaaactaaataa
- a CDS encoding hypothetical protein (conserved Plasmodium protein, unknown function): MITHNNNNNNNDDDEIIREDSVLISSLDCNIEDENYNKVNKKKLKKKKKKKKKNNKINTSNINIINISKEEKLSNNINDNVVIDINTNHSNKIIDINTNNIVDIEEVSKKEDDILYNKSDDDYSKTNYIEASSFNIKNNIESKKNIYKYDDNNNENINKNIYNDNKNKEPSDDPRKDNIFTSKKKLKNNNKLDMKRIDEYNNISPYKDYKRENNNIHNINNNNNNNSDKINNLKDIFVEQLKKKNQILIDKLRNKEYEKNNLQEKVKDIGLELYRLNKENDVLKKKEKELDVSIEYIYEEQNKYNNENIELNDLYNYDICSLKKEIHNFGDIYNKYNNKLLELNNIKKYSEYILANTKVGENIISSKINNKQKDDISQNKINKKDNLLNKMNYQINKLLNDINMKKDMIINEEREIQNKKQLIQEEKKNLSLFKDEKNKIMNKFNDSLYQIKKRDEAIIKMNNQLDILKVNILENEKKYENLCKEYNYELESKDKLLHELNILKKDMSKLENKKNDIHNKYINILKENQEMKNKIHNEKDLLLSLKNDIQILSKNIKDKQNNIKIVKDNINKNIEKIINMYTQEINIVHFSSKLKNDVEAINQNITKKENDIENYKNHIIRIKIQHMLQKTKMENIKKKANKLNQEYHENNEILEKYNQTIKKNHYLIESRQNEVDRLNEQYDKKKRKKIVDEQYDNINNNNINNINNNNNINNNNNINNNDCASFVLPATLEMKIQKLNKQNLDIQKSSRLLEKEWFIKQSELIDIQNENNKMNEEICKCKDLCLILDQKKIELEENYKNIFTFIKKVNKNITYIRLHLEKFALKNKETIDKIEYIENDILIWKENINNKNEEHKNKKEYLTSQINHLKKEKENYQQNILNCENQILSLEQEIVDKKKLQQVVKEYVENKDIIQLKKDITNKNNIIDNIKKQQNIILSNIKIALNKRNDLDNKKEYCQKNFDMGKNISFKIQHQIGLIKKSVKSLKNKKQNLINTYNEIIQLYDHLLKDIQQEKNNLHNLNEDYNIYQAIYHILSFEKKHRFQELLKFQNALKYQLNNNTLKNNDQKKYIEIKKKCATYKKKIANIKKILQQIETTKDNYIKFIEYMQEWIVH, from the coding sequence atgatcactcataataataataataataataatgatgatgatgaaatAATTCGAGAGGATTCAGTTCTGATCAGTTCATTAGATTGTAATATAGAAgatgaaaattataataaggttaataaaaaaaagttgaaaaaaaaaaaaaaaaagaaaaagaaaaataataaaattaatacgtctaatataaatattattaatataagTAAGGAAGAAAAACtaagtaataatataaatgataatgtTGTAATTGATATTAATACGAATCATTCcaataaaataatagatataaatacaaataatattgtcGATATAGAGGAAGTTTCTAAAAAAGAagatgatatattatataataaatcaGATGATGATTATTCAAAGacaaattatatagaagcatcatcatttaatataaaaaataatattgaaagtaaaaaaaatatatataagtatgatgataataacaatgaaaatataaataaaaatatatataatgataataaaaataaagaacCAAGTGATGATCCTAGAAAggataatatatttacaagTAAGAAGaaattgaaaaataataataaactcgatatgaaaagaatagatgaatataataatatatcacCTTACAAAGATTATAAAAgagaaaataataatatacataatattaataataataataataataatagtgaCAAGATAAATAATCttaaagatatatttgTTGAACAActcaaaaaaaagaatcAAATTTTAATCGACAAATTAagaaataaagaatatgaaaaaaacaatttaCAAGAAAAGGTGAAAGATATCGGTTTAGAGTTATACAgattaaataaagaaaatgatgttttaaaaaaaaaagaaaaagaattaGATGTGTCGatagaatatatttatgaagaacaaaataaatataataatgaaaatatagaattaaatgatttatataattatgatatttgtagtttaaaaaaagagatACATAATTTTGgtgatatatataataaatataataataaattattagaattaaataatataaaaaaatattcagAGTATATCTTAGCAAATACCAAGGTCGgagaaaatattatctcttcaaaaattaataataaacaaaaagatgatatatcacagaataaaataaataaaaaagacaatttacttaataaaatgaattatcagattaataaattattaaatgatataaatatgaaaaaagatatgattattaatgaagaaagagaaatacaaaataaGAAACAACTAATACAagaagagaaaaaaaatttatcaCTTTTTAAAGAtgagaaaaataaaattatgaatAAGTTTAATGATTCattatatcaaataaaaaaaagagatgaagctataattaaaatgaataaccaattagatattttaaaagttAATATTCtagaaaatgaaaaaaaatatgaaaatttatgtaaagaatataattatgaattAGAATCTAAAGATAAATTATTACatgaattaaatatattaaaaaaggaTATGTCTAAATTagagaataaaaaaaatgatatacataataaatatatcaatatattaaaagaaaatcaagaaatgaaaaataaaattcataatgaaaaggatttattattatcacttaaaaatgatatacAAATCTTatctaaaaatataaaagacaaacaaaataatataaagatagttaaagataatataaataaaaatatagaaaaaattataaatatgtatacaCAAGAAATTAATATAGTTCATTTCTCATcgaaattaaaaaatgatgtTGAGGCAATTAATcaaaatattacaaaaaaagaaaatgatattgaaaattataaaaatcatattattagaataaaaatacaacATATGCTACAAAAAACTAAAAtggaaaatattaaaaaaaaggcAAATAAACTTAATCAAGAATATcatgaaaataatgaaatattagaaaaatataatcaaacaataaaaaaaaatcattaTCTTATTGAAAGTAGACAAAATGAAGTGGATAGATTAAATGAAcaatatgataaaaaaaaaagaaaaaaaatcGTTGACGAGcaatatgataatataaataataataacataaataatataaataataacaacaatataaataataacaacaatataaataataatgattgTGCTTCGTTTGTTTTACCTGCTACCCTGGAAATGAAAATTCAAAAACTCAATAAACAAAACCTAGATATACAAAAAAGTAGCCGATTGTTAGAAAAAGAATGGTTCATAAAACAATCTGAATTAATAGatatacaaaatgaaaataacaaaatgAATGAAGAAATATGTAAATGCAAAGATCTGTGTCTAATATTAgatcaaaaaaaaatagaacttgaagaaaattataaaaatatttttacttttattaaaaaggtcaataaaaatatcacATATATCAGATTACATCTAGAAAAATTCgctttaaaaaataaagaaaccatagataaaatagaatatattgaaaatgatatacttatatggaaagaaaatattaataataaaaatgaagaacataaaaataaaaaagaatatttaacatcacaaataaatcatctaaaaaaagaaaaagaaaattatcaacaaaatatattaaattgtGAAAATCAAATACTTTCATTAGAACAAGAAATTgtagataaaaaaaaattacaacAAGTTGTTAAAGAATATgtagaaaataaagatattatccaattaaaaaaagatattacaaataaaaataatattattgataatattaaaaaacaacaaaatattattctgtctaatattaaaatagctttgaataaaagaaatgatttagataataaaaaagaatattgtcaaaaaaattttgaCATGGggaaaaatatttcttttaaaatacaACATCAAATTGgtttaataaaaaaaagtgtTAAATCacttaaaaataaaaaacaaaatttaataaatacatataatgaaatcattcaattatatgatcatctattaaaagatatacaacaagaaaaaaataatctACATAACTTAAATGAagattataatatttatcaaGCTATATATCACATCTTATCatttgaaaaaaaacatCGATTTCAAGAATTATTGAAATTTCAAAATGCACTAAAATATCAATTAAACAATaatacattaaaaaataatgatcagaaaaaatatatagaaatcaaaaaaaaatgtgcaacatataaaaaaaaaattgcaaatattaaaaagatattACAACAAATTGAAACAACAAaagataattatattaaatttattgAGTATATGCAAGAATGGATAGTTCATTAG